The following are encoded in a window of Plasmodium vivax chromosome 10, whole genome shotgun sequence genomic DNA:
- a CDS encoding hypothetical protein, conserved (encoded by transcript PVX_079860A) — MQSVNSISSTEQLLHFFDSLIADGYIITILGIKHVLKFILYYFENRKDQLCPTYLVEGFNKSKTEYICSIFHETDALRMLREGNYTVNIYSVQSNKNKANLSALWKQELNEIHKTCQKDAHGQPIIPEFSNMLLTDVKAKIDEYSPNACYQFPHIMYIAEENLADKEAAKSVNLEQSVGNAGTHEKKNGRRGRNCNKSRASTECIDIYLRKKKPKEEKVDPFQPKEGNESNAVAAQGMNQMMGATYVDNMVGANYEAKMEDTHFADNMVGMNYQQNLLGLNFDHNVFGVAGGNLESGVSGGNFEGGVSGGNLESGVAGSNFENAESTTLENNNWKSFMSRMIQSTNAKIAENNMKERKTPGRKRKVNIDACAANDKKECAVGEIINGNENKPKRGRKPKAATVVVTTNKAENEGRKKNELPKEEVENDEKQMKLDVSNNDLNVKMPDFDSSFWEKESTEKKISSKIVYTEEEAQEDESVDMFYENGYFVVVDKSISKKKRGPKSQERKNKENAKENSPFDNKNKKDPQQTLLT, encoded by the exons atgcaaagtGTTAACAGCATATCGAGCACAGAGCAGCTGCTTCATTTCTTCGATTCACTCATAGCCGACGGATATATC ATTACCATCCTGGGCATCAAACACGTGTTGAA atTCATCCTGTACTACTTCGAGAATAGGAAGGACCAGCTGTGCCCCACTTATTTGGTTGAAGGATTTAATAAGAGCAAGACCGAATACATCTGTTCCATTTTCCACGAAACGGACGCTCTCA GAATGCTAAGAGAGGGTAACTACACCGTAAATATCTACAGCGTGCAGTCGAATAAGAACAAGGCAAATTTGTCCGCCCTGTGGAAGCAG GAACTTAACGAGATCCACAAGACATGCCAGAAGGACGCACACGGACAGCCCATCATCCCGGA ATTCTCCAACATGCTGCTCACCGATGTGAAGGCCAAAATAGACGAGTATAGCCCCAACGCATGTTACCAATTTCCACACATTATGTACATAGCTGAGGAAAACCTTGCTGATAAGGAAGCTGCGAAAAGTGTCAATCTCGAGCAGAGTGTAGGCAATGCTGGTACtcatgaaaagaaaaatggaaggagaggaaggaaCTGCAACAAGTCCAGAGCTAGTACCGAATGTATAGACATATATCTTAGAAAGAAGAAACctaaggaagaaaaagttgATCCTTTTCAACCCAAAGAGGGAAACGAATCTAATGCTGTAGCTGCACAAGGTATGAATCAAATGATGGGCGCAACTTACGTGGATAATATGGTTGGCGCCAATTATGaggccaaaatggaagacaCCCATTTTGCAGACAACATGGTTGGCATGAATTATCAACAGAACCTTCTTGGCCTGAACTTCGACCACAACGTGTTCGGCGTGGCTGGCGGCAATTTGGAAAGCGGCGTGAGTGGCGGCAACTTCGAAGGCGGCGTGAGTGGCGGCAACTTGGAAAGCGGCGTGGCTGGCAGCAACTTCGAAAACGCGGAAAGCACCACCCTCGAAAACAACAACTGGAAGTCCTTCATGTCCCGCATGATTCAAAGCACGAACGCAAAAATCGCTGAGAACAACatgaaggagagaaaaaccCCAGGCAGGAAACGAAAGGTGAACATCGACGCTTGTGCCGCCAACGACAAAAAGGAGTGTGCTGTGGGGGAGATAATAAACGGAAATGAGAACAAaccgaaaaggggaaggaaaccAAAGGCCGCCACGGTGGTGGTCACTACGAACAAGGCTGAAAACGAAG GGAGAAAGAAGAACGAATTGCCCAAGGAAGAAGTTGAAAATGACGAGAAGCAAATGAAACTGGACG TGTCAAATAATGACCTGAATGTGAAGATGCCCGATTTTGATAGCTCATTCTGggaaaagg AATCAACggagaagaaaatttccagCAAAATCGTCTACACGGAAGAGGAAGCGCAAGAG GACGAAAGTGTAGACATGTTTTATGAAAATGGCTACTTCGTTGTGGTCGACAAGAGCATAtcaaagaagaagagaggCCCCAAATCgcaggaaaggaaaaacaaggAAAACGCCAAAGAAAACTCCCCCTTCGACAATAAGAACAAGAAAGACCCTCAGCAGACGTTATTGACGTAA
- a CDS encoding methionine aminopeptidase, putative (encoded by transcript PVX_079875A), giving the protein MQSVPGHIARPPYAETGLVKHSNVDYEIKDEESIAKMKEAAKIAAQCLKLCLENSKAGVTTDEIDKMAFNFYVEKGAYPAGINFHGFPKTVCASPNEVVCHGIPNLRKLKDGDIITYDCTVYIDGVFGDCAGTTGIGTISKSHQKLVDVSKECLYKAISVCKHGQKFSEIGRVITEHATRNGFNVIQEFCGHFIGRNMHMYPLIEHHYPNGHPDDEYMQVGQIFTIEPILSEGSRKIHTWKDQWTVCTNDNAFCSQWEHTILVQQNGAEILTQCD; this is encoded by the exons ATGCAAAGCGTCCCAGGGCACATCGCCCGACCCCCCTACGCCGAAACTGGCTTAGTCAAACATTCAAATGTTGATTACGAAATTAAGGATGAAGAAAGCATcgccaaaatgaaggaggCTGCGAAAATTGCAGCCCAGTGTTTGAAGCTTTGTTTGGAAAATTCAAAGGCAGGGGTAACAACAGACGAAATAGACAAAATGGCCTTCAATTTTTACGTAGAAAAGGGTGCCTACCCGGCTGGCATCAATTTCCACGGCTTTCCCAAAACGGTTTGCGCCTCTCCGAACGAAG TGGTCTGCCACGGAATCCCCAACTTGAGGAAACTAAAAGACGGCGACATCATAACGTACGACTGCACTGTCTACATCGATGGGGTGTTCGGAGACTGCGCAGGGACCACAGGCATAGGCACAATTTCGAAGAGCCACCAGAAGCTAGTTGACGTCAGCAAGGAATGCCTTTACAAAGCCATTTCTGTGTGTAAACATGGCCAGAAATTCTCCGAAATTGGACGAGTCATAACTGAGCATGCCACGAGAAATGGGTTTAATGTGATACAAGAATTCTGTGGACATTTCATTGGCCgaaatatgcacatgtaccCTTTGATTGAACACCATTATCCGAATGGCCACCCCGACGATGAGTACATGCAAGTGGGGCAGATATTCACCATCGAGCCAATCCTATCGGAGGGAAGTAGAAAAATCCATACGTGGAAGGATCAGTGGACCGTGTGTACCAACGACAACGCGTTTTGCTCGCAGTGGGAGCACACCATTCTGGTGCAGCAAAATGGCGCTGAGATATTGACCCAGTGTGATTag
- a CDS encoding hypothetical protein, conserved (encoded by transcript PVX_079870A), with translation MNEFCVLRKDEEKIYFGSNSKDFTGSDKSTKIYIQGETNNDDEIIFNNFDEIHEERELNEDIICVYGNSFKNEEAIINGGGYDSEDKCAQVCIPNLNQVNLKYVLRFVADCCSFLCAVGMWGILEDVLRILSDDNYYVKLYYYLIFTILFTSFTCTFNLYLSKREQKSGYMCEELECRV, from the coding sequence ATGAATGAATTTTGTGTTTTAAGaaaggatgaagaaaaaatatattttgggAGTAACTCAAAAGATTTTACAGGGTCAGATAAatcaacaaaaatatatatacaggGAGAAACCAATAACGATGacgaaataatttttaacaacttTGACGAAATTCATGAGGAGAGGGAATTAAACGAAGACATCATTTGTGTTTATggaaattcttttaaaaatgaggaagcaATAATAAATGGTGGAGGGTACGACTCGGAGGATAAGTGTGCCCAAGTTTGTATCCCGAATCTTAATCAAGTAAATTTGAAATACGTGCTGCGCTTTGTGGCTGATTGCTGTTCATTTCTCTGTGCCGTAGGGATGTGGGGCATTTTAGAGGACGTTTTACGGATACTTTCGGatgataattattatgtGAAGCTGTATTATTACTTAATTTTTACCATATTATTTACTTCTTTCACGTGCACTTTTAATTTGTACCTGTCGAAACGCGAGCAGAAGAGTGGCTACATGTGTGAGGAATTGGAGTGCCGTGTGTGA
- a CDS encoding hsp70 interacting protein, putative (encoded by transcript PVX_079865A), whose product MDANRIEELKQFVSLCKQDPSILQKPEFSFLKEFIESFGGKVPKDKDFYEQIPSEDSTEEKSLNEEKEEQDDEDEEEVEEEQEQEEENDEDLMKEETIECPPLAPTIEGDLSEEVIEEICNLKEQAVNLVQENNFEEALEKYNKIISYGNPSAMIYTKRASVLLNLKRPKACIRDCTEALNLNIDSANAYKIRAKAYRFLGKWESAHADIEQGQKIDYDEDLWEMQKLIEEKYKKIYEKRRYKINKEEEKKRKKREQELKKRLAAKKAAEKAYKDNSKRENYDSDSSDSSYSQPDFSGDFPGGMPGGLGGGMGGGFPGGLGGGMPGGMGGGYPGGFPGGLGGGMGGGMPGGMGGGMGGGMPGGLGGGLGGGLGGGLGGMPGGMGGGMPGGMGGGMPGGMPDLNSPEMKELFSNPQFYQMMQNMMSNPELLSKYANDPKYKHIFENLKNSDLGNMGKPGGNGKI is encoded by the exons ATGGATGCTAACAGAA TTGAAGAGCTGAAGCAGTTCGTATCCCTCTGCAAGCAAGACCCGTCCATTTTGCAGAAGCCCGAGTTTTCCTTCCTGAAGGAATTTATCGAAAGCTTCGGTGGGAAGGTGCCAAAGGACAAGGActtttatgaacaaattcCAAGCGAAGATAGCACCGAGGAAAAGTCCctaaatgaagaaaaggaagagcaagatgatgaagatgaggaggaagtaGAGGAAGAACAGGagcaagaggaagaaaatgatgaagattTAATGAAAGAAGAAACGATTGAATGCCCCCCTTTAGCTCCAACCATAGAAGGAGATTTATCCGAAGAGGTGATTGAAGAAATCTGCAACTTGAAAGAACAAGCTGTAAATTTAGTacaggaaaataattttgaagaagccttagaaaaatacaataaaataatttcctaTGGAAATCCATCAGCCATGATATACACAAAAAGGGCATCCGTTTtgttaaatttgaaaagacCAAAGGCTTGCATACGAGATTGCACAGAGGCactaaatttaaatatagaTAGTGCCAATGCTTATAAAATTAGAGCCAAGGCATACAGATTCCTGGGGAAATGGGAAAGTGCGCATGCAGATATTGAACAAGGGCAGAAAATCGATTATGATGAAGATTTatgggaaatgcaaaaactgattgaagaaaaatacaaGAAGATTTATGAAAAGAGAAggtacaaaattaataaggaggaagaaaagaaaaggaaaaaaagggaacaggAATTGAAGAAAAGGTTGGCCGCTAAAAAGGCTGCAGAGAAGGCGTATAAGGATAACAGCAAGAGGGAAAATTACGACTCGGACTCCTCAGATTCGTCCTATAGCCAACCCGACTTTTCTGGCGATTTCCCGGGAGGCATGCCAGGTGGGTTAGGTGGCGGAATGGGAGGAGGGTTTCCCGGCGGATTGGGTGGAGGGATGCCAGGCGGGATGGGAGGAGGATACCCAGGTGGCTTTCCAGGCGGATTAGGAGGTGGCATGGGGGGAGGAATGCCCGGCGGAATGGGTGGAGGAATGGGAGGAGGTATGCCAGGCGGATTAGGAGGCGGATTAGGGGGCGGATTAGGGGGTGGATTAGGAGGAATGCCCGGCGGAATGGGAGGAGGCATGCCCGGCGGAATGGGGGGCGGAATGCCCGGTGGCATGCCAGACCTAAATTCGCCTGAAATGAAAGAGCTCTTCAGCAACCCGCAATTCTACCAAATGATGCAAAACATGATGAGCAACCCCGAGTTACTGTCCAAGTATGCCAATGACCCAAAGTACAAGCACATTTTTgagaacttaaaaaattccgATTTAGGAAACATGGGGAAGCCCGGCGGAAACGGAAAAATTTGA